From a single Pseudomonas cremoricolorata genomic region:
- a CDS encoding EAL domain-containing protein, translating to MTRSTEPQPAPRSVGCRRCADQAPLPFDFSMAFQPIVAPGRQQVFAYEALVRGTDGSSAYSVLSKVTEDNRYTFDQTCRIKAVELAAQLNLQGYLSINFLPNAVYQPAACIRATLDAAQRVGFPTSRIIFEVTENESLTDRTHLKNILIEYQRQGFKTAIDDFGAGYSGLGLLAEFQPDIIKLDMELIRGVDHDTARLAIVEGIVGICRKLGIRIIAEGVEQVAEYRALRALGIDLFQGYLFARPAYQALPEPQWPLD from the coding sequence ATGACCCGCTCTACCGAACCCCAACCTGCCCCGCGCTCCGTCGGTTGCCGACGCTGCGCCGACCAGGCGCCACTGCCGTTCGACTTCAGCATGGCCTTTCAGCCAATCGTCGCGCCAGGGCGTCAGCAGGTGTTCGCCTATGAAGCGCTGGTGCGTGGCACCGATGGCAGTAGTGCCTACAGCGTGTTGAGCAAGGTCACCGAAGACAACCGCTACACCTTCGATCAGACCTGTCGCATCAAGGCTGTCGAACTGGCCGCGCAGTTGAACCTGCAGGGCTACCTGAGCATCAACTTCCTGCCCAACGCGGTGTATCAGCCCGCAGCCTGCATTCGTGCGACCCTCGACGCCGCACAGCGGGTCGGCTTTCCCACCAGCCGGATCATCTTCGAAGTGACCGAGAACGAGAGCCTGACCGATCGCACGCACCTGAAGAACATCCTCATCGAGTACCAGCGGCAAGGCTTCAAGACCGCCATCGATGACTTCGGGGCCGGTTATTCGGGGTTGGGGCTGTTGGCCGAGTTCCAGCCCGACATCATCAAGCTGGACATGGAACTGATTCGCGGGGTCGATCACGACACCGCGCGCCTGGCCATCGTCGAAGGCATCGTCGGCATCTGCAGGAAGCTGGGCATTCGGATCATTGCCGAAGGGGTGGAACAGGTGGCTGAGTACCGCGCGCTCAGGGCGCTGGGCATCGACCTGTTCCAGGGCTACCTGTTCGCCCGGCCGGCGTATCAGGCATTGCCCGAGCCGCAGTGGCCGCTCGACTGA
- a CDS encoding SEC-C metal-binding domain-containing protein has product MTQQPHVHGPDCNHDHDHHHHGHVHGPHCNHAPQEPVRNTLKDVGRNDPCPCGSEKKFKKCHGA; this is encoded by the coding sequence ATGACCCAGCAACCTCATGTCCATGGCCCGGACTGCAACCACGACCATGACCACCACCACCACGGCCATGTACATGGCCCGCACTGCAACCATGCCCCCCAGGAGCCGGTGCGCAATACCCTCAAGGATGTCGGTCGCAACGACCCATGCCCATGCGGCAGCGAGAAAAAGTTCAAGAAGTGCCACGGCGCCTGA
- a CDS encoding LEA type 2 family protein, producing the protein MNPLSRLLLLSLMLSVLGGCASWGSDDWREPQLRLVKVQKVKATMHQQQFILHVRVDNPNDSRLFIRNLDFSVRLNDIPVVEDNASLWRSVAAHEQRTFKIEVRTNLWRHLKPLVKAIRSKRPVPYQLSGELNTGLLWHRSLHFWRSGEIIPGDFHSE; encoded by the coding sequence GAGTCGCCTGTTGCTACTGAGTCTGATGCTGAGCGTTCTGGGCGGCTGCGCCAGCTGGGGCAGCGACGACTGGCGCGAGCCGCAGTTGCGCCTGGTCAAGGTGCAGAAGGTCAAGGCCACGATGCACCAGCAGCAGTTCATCCTGCACGTGCGGGTCGACAATCCGAACGACAGCCGGCTGTTCATCCGTAACCTGGATTTTTCCGTGCGGCTCAACGACATTCCGGTGGTCGAGGACAACGCCAGCCTGTGGCGCAGCGTCGCCGCACATGAACAGCGCACCTTCAAGATCGAGGTACGCACCAACCTCTGGCGCCACCTCAAGCCGCTGGTCAAGGCCATCCGCAGCAAGCGGCCGGTGCCCTACCAACTCAGCGGCGAGCTCAACACTGGACTGTTGTGGCATCGAAGCCTGCACTTCTGGCGCAGTGGTGAGATAATCCCCGGCGATTTTCACTCGGAGTAG